One Bemisia tabaci chromosome 7, PGI_BMITA_v3 DNA window includes the following coding sequences:
- the Bmcp gene encoding mitochondrial uncoupling protein Bmcp, which yields MGERDWRLFVYGGVASCIAEIGTFPIDLAKTRLQIQGQKHDIKHAEVKYRGMTDAFLQISKQEGLLALYSGIGPALLRQATYGTIKFGTYYSLKNLFSQTHRDDDVLVNLFCAITAGIFSSAIANPTDVLKVRMQALGPTAHPSIVHCFNDVYTHEGFKGLWRGALPTSQRAAVIAAVELPVYDFCKYHLMTAFGDKMINHFISSFIASLGSAIASTPIDVVRTRLMNQKKLKKLATVTAQPQPFLYEGSLDCFAKTVKNEGFAALYKGFIPTWVRMGPWNIIFFITYEQLKNFY from the exons ATGGGAGAGAGGGATTGGAGACTCTTCGTTTATGGAGGCGTAGCATCTTGTATAGCAGAAATTG GTACTTTCCCCATTGATTTAGCGAAAACCCGATTGCAAATCCAAGGGCAGAAACATGACATCAAGCATGCAGAAGTGAAGTATCGTGGTATGACTGATGCATTCCTTCAGATCTCCAAGCAAGAGGGACTTTTAGCTTTATATTCAGG TATCGGGCCTGCTCTCCTGAGGCAAGCAACCTACGGTACAATTAAATTTGGAACCTactattctctgaaaaatctgttCTCCCAAACTCACCGTGATGACGATGTGTTGGTCAACTTGTTTTGTGCGATTACAGCAGGAATATTTTCCAGCGCTATTGCAAATCCCACTGATGTACTCAAAGTTAGAATGCAAGCGCTGGGCCCTACAGCACACCCGAGTATCGTACATTGCTTCAACGATGTCTACACTCACGAAGGCTTCAAAGGACTTTGGAGG GGTGCTTTGCCTACATCTCAACGCGCTGCAGTTATTGCAGCTGTGGAACTTCCTGTTTACGATTTCTGTAAATATCACCTAATGACAGCCTTTGGTGACAAAATGATTAATCATTTCAT ATCTAGTTTCATCGCCAGCCTGGGGAGTGCAATAGCATCAACACCTATTGATGTTGTCCGGACCCGGTTAATGAATcagaaaaaactgaagaaattgGCAACTGTTACTGCTCAGCCTCAGCCGTTCCTATATGAGGGAAGCCTCGATTGTTTCGCCAAG AcggtaaaaaatgaaggatttgcAGCCTTGTACAAGGGTTTCATTCCAACGTGGGTTCGAATGGGACCTTGGAACATCATTTTCTTCATCACCTACGAGCAGTTGAAAAACTTCTACTGA
- the LOC109035310 gene encoding DNA replication complex GINS protein PSF1, whose product MFTEKAVDLLKELDRCPDTLPPYHEKMVRAVLDEMNILFEKNVEVLNSSVSDNLGEFMPVLKFRHAALERNKRCLMAYFWNRLLKIRQMRWEFGRILPPDVKSNLSEAEVNWFNNYSKILANYMKSIGQGCGLNLLQNMDPPKSLYLEVRCLADHGEIKMENGEVICLQKNHLYLLPRSACEMLIRQGILEQVVSF is encoded by the exons ATGTTTACCGAAAAAGCTGTCGATCTATTGAAAGAATTGGATAGGTGCCCTGACACTCTACCGCCTTATCAT GAAAAAATGGTGAGAGCTGTCTTGGATGAAATGAACAttcttttcgagaaaaatgttgaagtCTT aaacTCCTCTGTCTCTGATAATCTGGGAGAATTTATGCCCGTTCTGAAATTCAGGCATGCAGCTTTAGAAAGGAACAAACGTTGTCTGATGGCTTATTT CTGGAACCGATTACTGAAAATACGTCAAATGCGATGGGAATTTGGCCGCATCCTACCTCCAGATGTTAAATCTAATCTTAGTGAAGCAGAA GTGAATTGGTTCAACAATTACAGCAAAATCTTAGCTAATTACATGAAATCCATTGGTCAAGGATGTGGTTTAAATCTGCTGCAAAACATGGACCCGCCAAAGTCACTATATCTTGAG GTTAGGTGCCTGGCGGACCACGGAGAAATTAAAATGGAGAATGGAGAGGTCATCTGCTTGCAAAAGAATCACCTTTATCTTTTGCCAAGATCTGCGTGTGAAATGCTGATACGTCAAGGAATTTTAGAACAGGTggtttcattttga